In one Agathobacter rectalis ATCC 33656 genomic region, the following are encoded:
- the rlmD gene encoding 23S rRNA (uracil(1939)-C(5))-methyltransferase RlmD — protein MKKGFRGTGTVERVDFPNKGIAVTDDGDRVIVKNTIPGQKVEFVVNKVKHQRAEGRLMEVIEKSPLETEEPCPHFGMCGGCTYQTVPYEKQLDMKLTQVKKLISDAIGTEKESGYEFIGIHGSPKKSEYRNKMEFSFGDEYKDGPLALGMHKRGSFYDLVTVSDCQIVDEDFRTILKATLDYFSKNNIPYFHRATHKGYLRHLLVRKATKTGEIIVDLVTTTQTEGFNEEELLAGFRYALLTRHYDGRFKGVLHTKNDSVADVVKNEGTEVLYGDSYFYEKLLGLKFKITPFSFFQTNSLGAEVLYETAREFILGDNKDSLNGKTVYDLYSGTGTIAQLMAPVCKEVVGVEIVEEAVCAAKENAALNGLDNCKFIAGDVLKVLDEIEEKPDYIILDPPRDGIHPKAIGKIIEYGVENMVYISCKPTSLARDLQIFMDRGYRVEKICCVDMFPNTYHVETVVLMSKVNPGK, from the coding sequence ATGAAAAAAGGATTTAGAGGAACAGGAACCGTAGAAAGAGTAGACTTCCCAAACAAGGGAATAGCCGTTACAGATGATGGCGACAGAGTAATTGTGAAAAATACAATTCCGGGACAGAAGGTGGAATTTGTTGTAAATAAAGTAAAGCATCAAAGAGCAGAGGGCAGACTCATGGAGGTAATTGAGAAATCGCCTCTGGAGACAGAAGAGCCATGTCCTCACTTTGGAATGTGCGGGGGCTGTACATATCAGACAGTGCCTTACGAAAAGCAGCTTGATATGAAGCTTACCCAGGTGAAAAAGCTCATTTCGGATGCTATCGGCACTGAAAAAGAGTCAGGATATGAGTTTATAGGGATACATGGAAGTCCGAAAAAGAGTGAATACAGAAACAAGATGGAATTTTCCTTCGGTGATGAGTACAAGGATGGCCCTCTTGCGCTTGGCATGCACAAAAGAGGAAGCTTTTATGACCTTGTGACAGTATCAGACTGTCAGATTGTGGATGAGGATTTCAGGACAATATTAAAGGCAACACTTGATTATTTTTCAAAAAACAATATCCCATATTTCCACAGAGCAACACACAAGGGCTATCTGCGGCATCTGCTTGTCAGAAAGGCAACAAAAACCGGTGAAATCATAGTCGACCTTGTCACCACCACACAGACAGAGGGCTTCAACGAGGAGGAACTGCTCGCAGGCTTTAGATATGCACTTTTGACCAGGCACTATGACGGCAGATTCAAGGGCGTTTTACACACAAAAAATGACAGCGTGGCAGATGTGGTCAAAAACGAGGGCACAGAGGTGCTCTACGGAGATTCATATTTCTACGAGAAGCTCTTAGGTCTGAAATTCAAAATCACACCATTCTCATTTTTCCAGACCAACTCACTCGGAGCGGAGGTGCTCTATGAGACAGCGAGAGAGTTTATCCTGGGAGATAACAAGGATTCGCTAAACGGTAAAACAGTCTACGACCTCTACAGTGGAACTGGCACCATCGCGCAGCTTATGGCACCGGTGTGTAAGGAAGTAGTAGGTGTCGAAATAGTTGAGGAGGCAGTTTGCGCAGCAAAGGAAAATGCAGCTCTTAATGGTCTTGATAACTGTAAATTTATCGCAGGTGATGTCCTCAAGGTGCTTGATGAGATAGAGGAAAAACCGGATTATATAATTCTTGATCCACCACGAGACGGTATCCATCCGAAGGCTATTGGGAAAATCATAGAGTATGGTGTTGAGAATATGGTTTATATTTCATGTAAACCTACAAGCCTGGCAAGGGATTTGCAGATATTTATGGACAGAGGGTATAGAGTGGAGAAGATATGCTGCGTGGATATGTTTCCGAATACTTATCACGTCGAGACAGTAGTATTGATGTCAAAGGTGAACCCAGGCAAGTAG
- a CDS encoding NACHT domain-containing protein, which produces MNYQEFIQPFYNSETKTSGLRGIQSQGETAEYFVALAFAHEIPEKYISQPDTYRRWYTGRSNPKSTLWKEIEKAFDDKRFEEYSKELASKIDDEKLIDLLLAFDIKLASGKKANKMYFAEALTYQFKAIANGKGSADEIVKQTYYSKEKPAVFGEYIRKAKETYSRMTVLGGKECLLDDCYVCNYIGTKRGVFLRNKNGLIIDATLEKLKTFDRRAETKNTLLIANGGMGKSLMLQHLFVDAAEKYSETGLLPIFIELREFSFDQVELFDIIVETVKNMDESFTPEHAHQMLTAGRCQLLLDGVDEIDPQDINSFQRKLSNFLKRYPDNQVVMTSRDCDAYSGIKGFVHLYLLPFDKSQSEDLVGRLLIEDDPEAKKTVRECIDDNFIKKDGAFVSNPMMLTFVVERHSTLQSLRAKRYLFYKEAYEAIVLDHDKDKTAYERIFRSVSDSEEFTTVFQEFCAVTFRQGIFSFDSDTFKIFFEELESKKTVENPKKLRAQSFLHDVCATACMMYEEDTEILYIDPGFQEYLFARYYAFAPSNEMRELCDTLIDQSTTTFRRWSAFRMLYEYSSDKVEVCLFIPFLDRIFKDRDDRDSFLQFIKIGYKELRYTVLDQNLIENYKGEAGVMNQMNTGELNEPKTVILSVILRVMKQFNFVQIVMYSPKLKYEKLVQKVLLGEYVGAHFGDESGNKLLLRQYLYSEFCMPTFSETHDISRCIKDQSGNCICFGNEYLISTEQIQTNSDEYQDLIKELSNPDNSLYRLYEVVKNYYLQIKDKQKSNKFK; this is translated from the coding sequence GTGAATTATCAAGAATTCATACAGCCTTTTTACAACTCCGAGACGAAAACAAGTGGCTTACGCGGCATTCAATCGCAAGGAGAGACGGCGGAATATTTCGTTGCTCTAGCTTTTGCACATGAAATTCCAGAAAAGTATATTAGTCAGCCTGATACATATAGAAGGTGGTATACAGGAAGAAGCAATCCGAAATCCACTTTATGGAAAGAAATAGAAAAGGCCTTTGATGATAAGAGATTTGAGGAGTACTCAAAGGAGCTTGCATCTAAGATTGATGATGAAAAATTAATTGATTTACTTCTGGCGTTTGACATAAAACTTGCCTCAGGGAAAAAGGCGAATAAGATGTATTTTGCGGAAGCATTAACGTATCAGTTCAAGGCCATTGCAAATGGGAAAGGCTCGGCGGATGAAATTGTCAAGCAGACTTACTACAGTAAAGAAAAACCTGCTGTATTCGGCGAGTACATCCGGAAGGCAAAAGAAACTTATAGCCGAATGACCGTGTTAGGCGGGAAAGAGTGCTTATTGGATGATTGTTATGTATGCAATTATATTGGCACAAAGCGAGGAGTGTTTCTTAGAAATAAAAATGGCTTAATTATAGATGCAACTTTAGAAAAATTAAAAACATTTGATCGTCGTGCTGAAACAAAAAATACATTGCTTATAGCTAATGGTGGTATGGGAAAATCACTAATGCTACAGCATTTATTTGTGGATGCTGCAGAAAAGTATTCTGAAACAGGTTTATTACCAATATTCATAGAGCTGAGAGAGTTTAGCTTTGATCAGGTAGAACTTTTCGACATTATCGTTGAGACAGTAAAGAATATGGATGAATCTTTCACACCGGAACATGCTCATCAAATGCTAACAGCTGGTCGATGCCAATTGCTACTAGATGGAGTGGATGAAATAGATCCGCAGGACATTAACTCTTTTCAAAGAAAATTAAGTAACTTCTTAAAGCGATATCCAGACAATCAAGTTGTTATGACTTCGCGTGACTGTGATGCGTATTCTGGAATAAAGGGATTTGTTCATTTGTACTTGCTTCCTTTTGATAAATCGCAGTCTGAGGATTTGGTGGGGAGATTACTAATTGAGGATGATCCTGAAGCAAAGAAAACAGTCAGAGAATGTATTGATGATAATTTTATAAAAAAGGACGGTGCGTTTGTCTCAAATCCAATGATGTTAACATTTGTGGTTGAGAGGCATAGTACGTTACAAAGTTTACGAGCAAAGCGGTATCTGTTTTATAAAGAGGCTTATGAAGCAATTGTCCTTGATCATGATAAAGACAAGACAGCATATGAAAGAATTTTCCGGAGTGTGAGTGACTCTGAGGAGTTTACCACAGTATTCCAGGAGTTTTGTGCAGTAACCTTCCGACAAGGGATATTTTCCTTTGATTCGGATACGTTCAAAATTTTCTTTGAAGAATTAGAATCGAAGAAGACTGTCGAAAATCCTAAGAAGCTTAGGGCTCAAAGCTTCCTTCATGATGTTTGTGCCACAGCCTGCATGATGTATGAAGAAGATACAGAGATTTTGTACATTGATCCAGGATTTCAGGAATACTTATTTGCTAGATACTATGCATTTGCTCCATCGAATGAGATGAGAGAGTTATGCGATACACTTATTGATCAGTCGACTACAACCTTTAGAAGATGGTCGGCATTCCGGATGTTATATGAGTATTCAAGTGATAAAGTGGAGGTCTGCTTATTCATTCCTTTTTTAGATAGAATATTTAAAGATAGAGATGATAGGGATTCGTTCTTGCAGTTCATAAAGATTGGTTATAAGGAGCTAAGATACACGGTTCTCGATCAAAATTTGATAGAGAACTATAAAGGCGAAGCCGGAGTGATGAATCAGATGAATACCGGTGAATTGAATGAGCCCAAAACGGTAATTCTATCTGTGATTTTGAGAGTAATGAAGCAGTTCAATTTTGTTCAAATTGTAATGTATTCACCGAAACTTAAGTATGAAAAGTTGGTGCAGAAGGTACTGCTTGGGGAATATGTTGGAGCTCACTTCGGAGATGAAAGCGGTAATAAGTTATTATTGCGGCAGTATTTATATTCAGAGTTCTGTATGCCAACATTTTCTGAAACACATGATATTTCACGATGCATAAAAGATCAAAGTGGAAATTGTATTTGCTTTGGAAACGAATACCTAATAAGTACAGAGCAGATACAAACTAATTCAGATGAATATCAAGATTTGATTAAGGAACTTTCAAATCCAGATAACAGTCTGTACAGACTTTATGAGGTAGTGAAGAACTATTATTTGCAGATAAAAGATAAGCAAAAATCTAATAAGTTTAAATAA
- a CDS encoding type I restriction-modification system subunit M, with translation MAVENKKEQERDELHRAIWAIADELRGAVDGWDFKNYVLGTMFYRYISENLTAYVNVGEIEAGNTDFDYAKMKDADAEEAREGLVQEKGFFILPSELFCNVRVRAAEDNNLNETLEKVFRHIEESAKGSQSENSFAGLFDDYDVNSNKLGSTVAKRNERLVKLLDGIASMNLGSVKDHDIDAFGDAYEYLMTMYASNAGKSGGEFFTPADVSELLTRLGTVGKKTVNKVYDPACGSGSLLLKAEKVLGKDSVKIGFFGQEINITTYNLCRINMFLHDIGFDKFDIECEDTLTNPQHWDDEPFELIVSNPPYSIKWEGDDNPLLINDPRFSPAGVLAPKSKADLAFIMHSLSWLAANGTAAIVCFPGIMYRGGAEKKIRQYLIDNNFIDCVIQLPSNLFFGTSIATCIMVMKKNKTDNNTLFIDASNECVKVTNNNKLTKENIDRIVDVFSNRTEEEHLSYLASYEEIKEKEYNLSVSTYVEAEDIREKIDIVKLNAEIKEIVAREQVLRDEIDKIIAEIEVD, from the coding sequence ATGGCAGTGGAAAATAAGAAAGAACAAGAAAGAGATGAACTTCATCGTGCGATATGGGCAATCGCTGATGAATTACGTGGTGCGGTAGATGGATGGGATTTCAAGAACTATGTGCTTGGAACAATGTTTTACAGATATATATCTGAAAATTTAACCGCGTATGTTAATGTAGGAGAGATTGAAGCTGGAAATACAGATTTTGATTATGCAAAAATGAAAGATGCCGATGCAGAAGAAGCTCGTGAAGGGCTTGTACAGGAAAAAGGATTTTTTATTTTACCAAGTGAACTCTTCTGCAATGTTAGGGTTCGTGCAGCGGAAGATAATAATTTAAATGAGACACTTGAAAAAGTATTTAGACATATAGAGGAGTCTGCAAAGGGAAGTCAGTCAGAAAACAGCTTTGCTGGACTGTTTGATGATTACGATGTAAACAGTAATAAGCTGGGATCAACAGTTGCAAAGAGAAACGAAAGACTGGTAAAGCTCCTTGATGGAATTGCATCTATGAATCTTGGATCAGTAAAAGATCATGATATAGATGCATTTGGTGATGCATATGAATATTTGATGACAATGTATGCTTCAAATGCTGGAAAATCAGGTGGAGAATTTTTTACACCTGCGGATGTTTCAGAGCTCTTAACTAGATTAGGCACGGTTGGTAAAAAAACAGTAAATAAGGTATATGACCCTGCGTGTGGTTCGGGTTCCTTATTATTAAAAGCTGAAAAGGTGTTAGGAAAAGATTCTGTCAAAATAGGATTCTTTGGGCAAGAGATAAATATCACAACATATAATCTTTGCCGTATTAATATGTTCCTTCACGATATTGGTTTTGATAAATTCGATATTGAGTGCGAGGACACCCTGACAAATCCACAGCATTGGGATGATGAGCCTTTCGAACTAATTGTTTCCAATCCCCCTTATTCCATTAAATGGGAAGGAGATGATAATCCATTACTTATAAATGATCCAAGATTTTCACCGGCTGGTGTTTTAGCACCTAAAAGTAAAGCCGATTTAGCATTTATCATGCACAGCCTTTCTTGGTTAGCGGCAAATGGAACAGCTGCAATTGTGTGTTTCCCAGGAATTATGTACCGAGGTGGGGCAGAAAAGAAGATTCGACAATATCTAATTGATAATAACTTTATTGATTGTGTAATTCAGCTGCCAAGTAATCTGTTTTTTGGTACATCAATTGCAACGTGCATTATGGTAATGAAGAAAAATAAAACAGATAATAATACGTTATTTATCGATGCCTCTAATGAATGTGTAAAAGTAACAAACAATAATAAATTAACTAAAGAGAATATTGATCGTATTGTAGATGTATTTTCTAATAGAACCGAAGAAGAGCATCTTTCATATTTGGCATCATATGAAGAAATTAAGGAGAAAGAATATAATCTTTCGGTTTCCACTTATGTAGAGGCAGAGGATATCAGAGAGAAAATTGACATTGTAAAGCTGAATGCGGAAATCAAAGAAATCGTGGCTCGTGAACAGGTTTTGAGGGATGAGATTGATAAAATCATCGCAGAAATCGAGGTGGATTAA
- a CDS encoding DUF4357 domain-containing protein — protein MILYLKREKSGIDAIMNFDSSNSSYTVLKGSVLSSNIAYSEKFRGAKSIEKARMNVVVNNVLQTDMIFKSASTAANFVTGNSTNGLIAWKNKDGVILKTLISGKEDGEDE, from the coding sequence ATGATACTTTATTTGAAAAGAGAAAAATCAGGGATTGATGCAATCATGAATTTTGATTCAAGTAATAGTTCATATACTGTATTAAAAGGTTCTGTTTTATCATCCAATATTGCCTACTCAGAAAAATTTCGAGGTGCAAAATCAATTGAAAAAGCTCGAATGAATGTAGTGGTTAATAATGTATTACAGACGGATATGATATTTAAGAGTGCTTCAACTGCAGCAAATTTTGTGACAGGAAATAGTACAAACGGTTTAATAGCATGGAAAAATAAAGATGGAGTAATATTGAAGACTCTCATTTCTGGAAAGGAGGATGGGGAAGATGAGTAA
- a CDS encoding restriction endonuclease subunit S, translating to MSKLSNLITQYCPEGVEYKTLGECGKFYGGLTGKSKKDFEDGNSKFITYKNVYSNPALCLDVEDKVRIEPGERQRTLEYGDIVFTGSSETPDECGISSVVAEIPEENLYLNSFCFIFRFDDPSILLPDFAKHLFRSSELRYQIGKTASGVTRYNVSKKLMGKVSFPVPPLEVQREIVRVLDSFTLLTAELTAELTARKQQYEFYRDYLLNGNSDYDICNLGDVCDVVAGGTPSRKVSDYWEDGCIPWLGSTVCKNKKNVDEPTEFITELGLEKSSAKMMKKDTTLIALVGATIGKVAFTTFDVAINQNIAGVYPKDTSKINPSYIYYACTTLYPHFLNLTQGSKLAMANLTFVRGLKISVPPIDVQNHLVNVLDNFESITSDLSIGLPAEIEARKKQYEYYRDALLTYASTGKIIARQTEHN from the coding sequence ATGAGTAAATTATCAAACTTAATAACCCAGTATTGTCCAGAAGGTGTTGAATATAAGACTCTAGGAGAGTGTGGAAAATTTTACGGTGGATTAACGGGAAAATCAAAAAAAGATTTTGAAGATGGTAATTCAAAGTTTATTACATATAAGAATGTATATTCTAATCCTGCGCTGTGCTTAGATGTAGAAGATAAGGTGAGAATTGAACCAGGCGAAAGACAACGAACACTAGAATATGGAGATATTGTCTTTACGGGATCATCTGAAACTCCAGATGAATGCGGAATATCATCAGTTGTAGCAGAAATCCCAGAAGAAAATTTATATCTGAATAGTTTCTGTTTCATTTTTAGATTTGATGATCCTTCTATATTGTTGCCAGATTTCGCAAAACACCTATTTAGATCTTCAGAGTTGAGGTATCAAATAGGAAAGACGGCAAGCGGAGTGACCAGATATAATGTATCAAAAAAACTAATGGGAAAAGTGAGCTTCCCTGTACCTCCTTTGGAGGTACAACGTGAAATAGTCCGCGTGTTGGACTCTTTCACGTTACTTACAGCCGAGCTTACAGCCGAGCTTACAGCTCGTAAACAGCAATATGAGTTCTATCGTGATTACCTATTAAATGGAAACAGCGACTATGATATATGTAATTTGGGTGATGTTTGTGATGTGGTAGCAGGTGGAACACCTTCAAGAAAAGTGAGTGACTATTGGGAAGATGGATGTATCCCGTGGCTAGGATCGACTGTCTGTAAAAATAAAAAAAATGTTGATGAGCCTACAGAATTTATAACGGAATTAGGTCTAGAAAAATCATCAGCCAAGATGATGAAAAAAGACACAACGCTTATCGCATTGGTTGGCGCAACTATAGGAAAAGTTGCATTTACAACATTTGACGTAGCTATCAATCAAAACATTGCTGGGGTATATCCTAAAGATACAAGTAAAATTAATCCGTCATATATATATTATGCTTGTACAACGTTATATCCACATTTTTTAAATTTAACGCAAGGGTCAAAACTTGCAATGGCAAATTTGACATTTGTTAGAGGTTTAAAAATATCTGTACCACCAATTGATGTGCAGAACCACCTAGTGAATGTACTCGATAATTTTGAATCGATAACATCCGATTTAAGTATTGGATTACCAGCAGAAATAGAGGCAAGAAAAAAACAATATGAATACTACAGGGATGCTTTATTGACATATGCTTCTACTGGAAAGATAATTGCTAGACAGACAGAACATAATTAG
- a CDS encoding restriction endonuclease subunit S — MFNNVFGYAKLELGEVCSSISSGKSKERSKTGPYPVYGSTGIIARTNRASYDKTNILIARVGANAGYVHLASGSYDVSDNTLIADIKPENNLKYIFYILQNIALNRFAKGGGQPLITAGKIKQIEIKIPDQITQDKVVKILDEFEMICTDLNAGIPAEINVRNKQYEFYRDKLMTFKEKLK, encoded by the coding sequence TTGTTCAATAATGTGTTCGGATATGCAAAATTAGAACTTGGAGAAGTATGTAGTTCGATTTCTTCAGGTAAATCAAAGGAAAGGTCAAAAACAGGACCATATCCTGTGTATGGTTCAACTGGAATTATCGCAAGAACCAATAGAGCTTCATATGACAAAACAAATATATTAATAGCTCGTGTTGGTGCTAACGCAGGTTATGTGCACCTTGCAAGTGGGAGTTATGATGTTTCAGATAACACCTTGATTGCGGATATCAAACCGGAAAATAATTTAAAATATATATTTTATATATTGCAAAATATAGCATTGAACAGATTTGCTAAAGGTGGTGGCCAGCCCTTAATAACAGCAGGAAAAATAAAGCAAATTGAAATTAAAATTCCAGATCAAATCACACAAGATAAAGTTGTAAAAATTCTTGATGAATTTGAAATGATTTGTACAGATCTTAATGCTGGAATTCCTGCTGAGATTAATGTAAGGAATAAACAGTATGAATTTTATAGAGACAAATTAATGACATTTAAGGAGAAATTAAAGTGA
- a CDS encoding type I restriction endonuclease subunit R, translating to MPYFNVVAETNENTVVTEYEPLKHRSDQYQSEADLEKEFIRMLCEQGYEYLPIHTEEDLITNLRQKLEELNAYKFSDTEWERFFNDCVANKNEGIVEKTAKIQENYVQVLKRDDNMSKNISLIDKKNIHNNRLQVINQYVIGKADGAKYDNRYDVTILVNGLPLVHVELKRRGVAIKEAFNQINRYQRDSFWAGSGLFEYVQIFVISNGTNTKYYSNSTRFNAIKDANATNTKKGKTSNSFEFTSYWSDASNRIIVDLVDFTKTFFAKHSILNILTKYCIFTSENMLMVMRPYQITATERIINRIEIAHNYKKYGDIAAGGYIWHTTGSGKTLTSFKTARLASDLPYIDKVLFVVDRKDLDYQTMKEYDRFEKGAANSNSSTKILEKQLRDSKSKIIITTIQKMSSFIKKFKEHPVYNKQVVIIFDECHRSQFGDMHAAIVNSFKKYYMFGFTGTPIFPSNTGSICNPKFTTTEQTFGDKLHTYTIVNAINDKNVLPFKVEYHKTMEMEPDIDDEQVLDIDRKKAFEDPKRIHLVAQYILDHFDQKTYRGDKTYIFNSLTNIEEVASADRGKVEEIKQKQRLSGFNSIFAVSSVPMAKAYYDEFRNIIKNDPTKNLKIAVIYSYGANEEEVDGILDEENPEDTSALDQNSRDFLEAAIQDYNLMFHTNYSTDSDKFQNYYKDVSLRMKNKELDMLIVVNMFLTGFDATTLNTLWVDKNLKMHGLIQAFSRTNRILNSIKTFGNIVCFRNLQKRVDAAISQFGDENAGGIVLMQSFKDYYYGYESVDGKPMPGYIDMIEDLTNKFPVMDSQIMGEEKQKEFISLFGAILRMRNLLVAFDEFKDKELISERDLQDYLGKYQDLRDEWKRKRENGESTDIVDDIVFEVELIKQIEINIDYIMMLVNKYHDTHCEDKEILITIRKAVDSSPELRSKKALIENFINGVNEIDDVMNEWHDYVVEMREHDLQIIIEEERLKPVETRKFLENAFQEGEVKTVGTDIDKILPPVSRFGGGNRAVKKKTVIDRLMAYFEKFYGIGGNGGFIDKTEEE from the coding sequence ATGCCATATTTTAATGTGGTGGCAGAGACAAATGAAAATACAGTTGTCACAGAATATGAGCCTTTGAAGCATCGTTCTGATCAATATCAGAGTGAAGCTGATTTGGAAAAAGAGTTTATACGGATGTTATGTGAACAGGGATATGAGTACTTACCTATTCATACAGAGGAAGATTTGATTACAAATCTTCGTCAAAAATTAGAAGAATTGAATGCATATAAGTTTTCTGATACAGAGTGGGAGCGTTTTTTCAATGATTGTGTTGCAAATAAAAATGAAGGAATCGTTGAAAAGACTGCAAAGATCCAGGAGAATTATGTCCAGGTATTAAAGCGTGACGATAACATGTCAAAGAATATTTCTTTGATCGATAAGAAGAATATTCATAACAATCGTTTGCAGGTTATCAATCAATATGTAATCGGAAAGGCTGATGGAGCAAAATACGATAATCGATATGATGTTACGATTCTTGTCAATGGATTACCTTTGGTTCATGTTGAATTAAAAAGACGTGGAGTAGCAATAAAAGAAGCTTTCAATCAGATTAATAGATATCAGAGAGATTCCTTCTGGGCTGGAAGTGGTCTGTTTGAGTATGTTCAAATATTTGTTATCTCAAATGGTACAAATACAAAGTATTACTCTAACAGTACTAGATTTAACGCAATTAAAGACGCAAATGCTACGAATACGAAGAAAGGAAAGACCAGTAACAGTTTTGAATTTACATCATATTGGTCGGATGCAAGCAATAGGATTATTGTGGATTTAGTGGATTTCACAAAGACGTTTTTTGCTAAGCATTCTATTCTAAACATCCTTACAAAATATTGCATTTTCACATCTGAGAATATGCTGATGGTTATGAGACCATACCAGATCACTGCGACTGAGAGAATTATCAACCGGATTGAAATTGCGCACAATTATAAAAAATATGGAGATATTGCAGCCGGTGGATATATTTGGCATACCACAGGATCTGGAAAGACTCTTACATCGTTTAAAACTGCAAGATTAGCATCAGATCTTCCTTATATTGATAAGGTCCTTTTCGTTGTTGACCGTAAGGACTTGGATTATCAAACAATGAAGGAATATGATCGCTTTGAAAAAGGTGCTGCCAATAGTAACTCATCTACAAAAATTTTGGAGAAGCAGTTAAGAGATTCCAAGTCAAAGATTATAATTACGACAATTCAAAAGATGTCATCCTTTATTAAAAAGTTTAAGGAACATCCGGTGTATAACAAACAAGTTGTAATCATTTTTGACGAGTGCCATAGAAGCCAATTTGGTGACATGCATGCAGCCATTGTTAATAGCTTCAAAAAATACTATATGTTTGGTTTTACTGGAACACCAATATTCCCATCAAATACTGGATCAATCTGTAATCCAAAGTTTACAACAACGGAGCAGACCTTCGGAGATAAGTTACATACATATACAATTGTCAATGCTATTAATGACAAGAATGTACTTCCATTCAAGGTTGAATATCATAAGACGATGGAAATGGAACCAGATATCGATGATGAGCAAGTTCTTGATATAGACCGTAAAAAAGCATTCGAGGACCCTAAGAGAATACACTTAGTTGCTCAGTATATCTTGGATCATTTTGATCAGAAGACATATCGAGGAGATAAAACATATATTTTCAATTCGCTGACTAATATTGAGGAAGTTGCATCTGCAGATAGAGGAAAAGTTGAGGAAATAAAACAGAAACAGAGACTGAGCGGATTTAATTCTATTTTTGCAGTATCATCTGTTCCGATGGCTAAGGCGTATTATGATGAGTTCCGAAATATTATAAAGAACGATCCTACTAAGAATTTGAAGATTGCTGTAATTTATAGCTATGGCGCAAATGAAGAAGAAGTAGATGGAATCCTCGATGAAGAAAATCCTGAAGATACATCTGCATTGGATCAGAATTCAAGAGATTTCTTGGAGGCAGCAATCCAAGATTATAATTTGATGTTCCATACGAATTACAGTACAGACAGTGATAAGTTCCAGAATTACTATAAAGATGTCTCTTTAAGAATGAAGAATAAAGAGCTGGATATGCTCATTGTTGTAAATATGTTCTTAACAGGATTTGATGCGACTACTCTTAATACCTTATGGGTGGATAAAAACTTAAAAATGCATGGATTGATTCAGGCATTTAGTAGAACAAATCGTATTCTGAATAGTATAAAAACATTTGGAAATATTGTTTGCTTTAGAAATTTGCAGAAGCGAGTAGATGCGGCTATTTCTCAATTTGGTGATGAGAATGCTGGTGGTATAGTCTTGATGCAAAGCTTCAAAGACTACTACTACGGCTATGAATCTGTAGATGGAAAACCAATGCCAGGTTATATTGACATGATAGAGGATCTAACTAATAAGTTCCCGGTTATGGACTCGCAGATAATGGGAGAGGAAAAACAAAAAGAGTTTATCTCGCTCTTTGGAGCTATTCTTAGAATGAGAAATCTTCTCGTTGCATTTGATGAATTCAAGGATAAGGAACTTATTAGTGAGCGAGATCTTCAGGATTATCTTGGAAAGTATCAGGATTTACGCGATGAATGGAAGCGTAAGCGTGAAAACGGTGAGAGTACAGATATCGTTGATGATATTGTATTTGAAGTGGAACTTATTAAGCAGATTGAAATCAATATTGATTATATCATGATGCTTGTTAACAAGTATCATGATACGCATTGTGAAGATAAGGAAATCTTGATAACAATTCGTAAAGCAGTTGATTCAAGCCCAGAACTCAGAAGCAAAAAAGCGCTTATCGAAAACTTTATTAATGGTGTTAACGAAATCGATGATGTTATGAATGAGTGGCACGATTATGTGGTTGAGATGCGAGAGCATGATTTGCAAATTATTATAGAAGAAGAGCGCCTTAAACCTGTTGAAACAAGAAAATTCCTAGAAAATGCCTTCCAGGAAGGAGAGGTAAAAACTGTAGGTACGGATATTGATAAAATCCTCCCTCCAGTAAGCCGTTTTGGTGGCGGAAACAGAGCTGTTAAGAAAAAGACAGTTATCGATCGCTTAATGGCATACTTTGAGAAGTTTTATGGTATTGGTGGAAATGGCGGTTTCATTGATAAAACTGAAGAGGAGTAG